The window GTCTGGAACTCTGTTCCTTGCCTTTTCCGGCAGAACTGAACTTGACAGGCGCCACTCCTGCAAATCTCGCCAGTTTATCTGCATTGGAAAACCTTCGGATATCTCCGATTTCCGCAATCAGCTTACTGGCTACCGTTATTCCAATTCCCGGCATACTGGTCAGTTTATAATCAAAGGTGAGCAGGATCTTTTCGATTTCTTCATCAACTCCTGCCAGTTCTTCTTTCTGATGTTCTAAATTTCTTACCAGACTCCTTGTGATAAAATCCCTGGATTCCTGGTATTCCCGTATGGTATTTCCATCATTCCGAACACAGTCCAGAATGAGTTCCGCTTTATCCCTTTTTGTAATACGGGCTATTTCTTTAAATTCAGCAGTTAATTCTTCTGCTGTTTTCCCCTCTAAATGCACTGGAGAAGGATAAGTCCTCCAGAAGTACATAGCACATTTTCCATCGATTTCACTGAAAAATTTATGATAGCTGGGGTATGCCATAGATATCTGTTCATGAAGGCCGTTTTTAAAGCGGATTCCGTCTTTTACTAACATTTCCCTCTGGTTTACCAATTGTGACAGAGTCCATTCGTTATCCTTGGGCTTTGCATCAGGCAAAGTATGCAACTGATTAATCAAAACTGTTGCCACGCAGTATGCATCCCACTCGTCATTTT of the Lacrimispora indolis DSM 755 genome contains:
- a CDS encoding IS110 family transposase, whose product is MQRRENLLYVGIDLHKETHTAVMVNCWNEKLEVVAIENKPSEFKKLAEKVNRKSRNLGLNPIYGLENAYGYGRSLAVWLIENGYAVKDINPALAYDQRKSAPMFRKNDEWDAYCVATVLINQLHTLPDAKPKDNEWTLSQLVNQREMLVKDGIRFKNGLHEQISMAYPSYHKFFSEIDGKCAMYFWRTYPSPVHLEGKTAEELTAEFKEIARITKRDKAELILDCVRNDGNTIREYQESRDFITRSLVRNLEHQKEELAGVDEEIEKILLTFDYKLTSMPGIGITVASKLIAEIGDIRRFSNADKLARFAGVAPVKFSSAGKGKEQSSRQGNRQLHGLFYFLAVTMVSVPKNGMPNHPVFHSYYMRKISEGKTKSQALVCIMRQLVNIVYGMMKNKTEYREPLPEEEQ